In the Acidovorax sp. A79 genome, one interval contains:
- a CDS encoding methyl-accepting chemotaxis protein: MSGFLPLRPGLWWMRRWHLPGKLLSLGFLVVAALAIAAWGSPWWLFALGAGAVAYALLALYISLSSDLAGLARTIELTQGGDLRAQARGDHGHDEVAEMAKSLDRMVITLSSMVADIRSNAALVAHAGQSLAEGNRSLADRTEQQAANLEQTAASVEQLSSAVQNNAQTAQSADARAAQVRSAADAGAQAMARAVQSVEAIQQGARRMTEIIGVIDSIAFQTNILALNAAVEAARAGEQGRGFAVVAAEVRTLAKRSSDAAHEIRELIGASVSQVETSAGLIRSAGEGISDMAGGIRSVAASMSEISGSSTEQSTGLREVSAAVQQLDQITQHNAQMVGHAVQQAEALESRASTLSRAVSAFRLQQGTAEEAVVLVSRAVALHKSTSRDQFLRSITDKSQPYHDRDMYVFVLDTAGTYLAFGGNTAKVGTRVQDIPGIAGDRLVSDIVGQADHAPGWVEYNITNPSTGAVQTKMSYVSRVGDLYVGCGVYKALAAR; the protein is encoded by the coding sequence ATGTCAGGATTCCTACCGCTGCGTCCGGGACTTTGGTGGATGCGCAGGTGGCATCTGCCTGGCAAACTGCTCTCGCTGGGTTTCCTGGTGGTGGCCGCGCTCGCCATCGCGGCATGGGGATCGCCCTGGTGGTTGTTCGCGCTGGGTGCCGGAGCGGTGGCCTATGCCCTGCTGGCGCTCTACATCAGCCTCTCGAGCGACCTCGCCGGGCTGGCGCGGACCATCGAGCTGACCCAGGGCGGGGATCTGCGCGCACAGGCCCGTGGCGACCATGGGCACGATGAGGTCGCAGAGATGGCGAAGTCGCTCGACCGCATGGTGATCACGCTCTCCTCCATGGTGGCCGACATCCGCAGCAACGCGGCGCTGGTGGCCCATGCGGGCCAGAGCCTGGCCGAGGGCAACCGGTCCCTGGCCGACCGCACCGAGCAGCAGGCGGCCAATCTGGAACAGACAGCGGCCAGCGTGGAACAGTTGTCGTCCGCCGTGCAGAACAACGCGCAGACGGCCCAGAGTGCCGATGCGCGGGCCGCCCAGGTGCGCAGCGCGGCCGATGCGGGCGCGCAAGCCATGGCACGTGCCGTTCAATCGGTCGAAGCCATCCAGCAAGGGGCGCGGCGGATGACCGAAATCATCGGCGTCATCGATAGCATTGCATTTCAGACCAACATCCTGGCCCTGAACGCCGCCGTCGAGGCCGCACGGGCGGGCGAGCAGGGCCGCGGGTTTGCCGTGGTGGCCGCGGAGGTGCGCACGCTGGCCAAGCGGTCCAGCGATGCGGCGCACGAAATCCGCGAGCTGATCGGCGCCTCGGTCAGCCAGGTCGAGACCAGCGCAGGCCTGATCCGTTCGGCCGGGGAGGGCATCTCCGACATGGCGGGAGGTATTCGCAGCGTGGCGGCCAGCATGTCCGAGATCTCCGGGTCGAGCACCGAGCAGAGCACGGGCCTGCGCGAAGTCAGTGCCGCCGTGCAGCAACTGGACCAGATCACCCAGCACAACGCCCAGATGGTGGGCCATGCCGTGCAACAGGCCGAAGCCCTGGAGAGCCGGGCATCCACGTTGTCGCGCGCGGTGTCGGCATTTCGCCTGCAGCAGGGCACCGCCGAGGAGGCCGTGGTGCTGGTGAGCAGGGCCGTCGCACTGCACAAGAGCACTTCGCGCGACCAGTTCCTGCGCAGCATTACCGACAAGAGCCAGCCATACCACGACCGGGACATGTATGTGTTCGTGCTGGATACCGCCGGCACTTATCTTGCCTTTGGTGGCAACACCGCCAAGGTGGGCACACGCGTACAGGACATCCCGGGCATCGCGGGGGACCGCCTCGTGAGCGATATCGTCGGCCAGGCCGACCATGCCCCGGGCTGGGTGGAGTACAACATCACCAACCCCTCCACCGGCGCGGTGCAGACAAAGATGTCCTATGTCAGCCGCGTGGGAGATCTGTATGTGGGGTGTGGGGTGTACAAGGCGCTGGCGGCGCGCTGA
- a CDS encoding phytanoyl-CoA dioxygenase family protein produces MTSPRILVDSGNYFSNNDNVGDRAIYQVIYHRLRHLWPDCGIHWITRSAALLQRDCPGVIALELTEERDSRSLLVSGADHLDSATPLPSDAARIVSALRNCDMVIATGGGYFSDDFSGQAEAILHTLEAGIRLGKPAAILSCGFEPIGVRSLSDLMLGVVPLLSLVVCREPQQSPMVARSFGVQEQRLVVAGDEAIELAFDARPRALGESLGINVRQADYAGVDSSTLVRLREGLGLAISRLDAPIVGVPISLFGPSDPDAIASLLRGMADYVPSLATTPHDVIREVGACRVVVTGSYHAAVFALSQGVSVVALAASPHYRSKMQGLQAQFGAACRIVFLDREDTAIRLATAIQDAWDEAESERPQLLQAARRQVIAGRAVYEQLGKLMDDSSGRPRNGTIPQLATFPMQPPMHKEITRLSLSPEEIEQFRTQGYVGPFTAFTPQEMEKFRATVRERVLPTPTPYCPFGLRVRHLDSRTVHEMCSAPAIVERMASIYGPDLVLWNSNLFNKPPARPEQPEEYPWHQDHYNWNMEPILNISAWLAITSATLENGCVEIIPGSHRQIIPPAVDTDPAMSLRFGGIASDPAYVDETRKVALVLEPGQFFLFNERLLHHSNPNRTMEHRLGLAVRVTVPIAKVSEPFPCVMLRGEDRMGFNRYIEAPLDEPDAHWVASLPPGHDYLFDRPIPGRGWHLREIEGQSHFAWTGLESQAWIDFRPLDAGEHLLRLEVIHLLTHAAVSELKLLVNGQPMAVTHQQAGEVLILEAQVPEAALRIRSDRVRVVLQGSSLVRPCDLDPASTDKRSLGLGIRRITFVPTDTALAATTEKEPMQPPTPKAEAWYRRLFE; encoded by the coding sequence ATGACATCACCCCGAATTCTGGTTGATTCTGGAAACTATTTCTCCAACAATGACAATGTGGGAGACAGGGCGATCTACCAGGTCATTTATCATCGATTGCGGCATCTTTGGCCTGATTGTGGAATTCACTGGATCACCCGCAGTGCAGCCTTGCTCCAGAGAGATTGTCCCGGGGTGATTGCGCTTGAGCTCACGGAGGAACGCGATTCCCGGTCGCTGCTCGTTTCTGGTGCAGATCACCTGGACTCGGCAACGCCATTGCCTTCAGACGCGGCACGCATCGTGTCGGCCTTGAGGAACTGCGACATGGTGATAGCGACCGGTGGTGGATACTTCAGCGATGATTTTTCCGGCCAAGCGGAGGCCATTCTTCATACACTGGAGGCGGGGATCAGGCTCGGCAAGCCAGCCGCTATTCTGAGCTGTGGATTTGAGCCCATCGGTGTTCGCAGCCTCTCTGACCTGATGCTGGGCGTAGTCCCATTGCTGAGCCTGGTGGTCTGCAGGGAGCCGCAGCAGAGTCCGATGGTGGCGAGATCATTTGGCGTACAGGAGCAGCGCCTGGTCGTGGCAGGAGACGAAGCCATTGAACTGGCGTTTGACGCGCGTCCCCGCGCCTTGGGCGAAAGCCTGGGCATCAATGTCCGCCAGGCAGACTACGCCGGTGTCGATTCCAGCACGCTGGTCCGCTTGCGCGAGGGTCTGGGTTTGGCCATTTCGCGGCTGGACGCACCCATCGTTGGCGTGCCCATTTCACTTTTCGGACCTTCGGATCCCGACGCCATTGCGTCCTTGCTCCGTGGCATGGCTGACTACGTCCCCAGCCTTGCAACCACACCGCATGATGTGATTAGGGAGGTCGGTGCGTGCCGCGTGGTCGTCACCGGCAGCTACCACGCGGCGGTGTTCGCTTTGTCGCAAGGGGTTTCCGTGGTCGCTTTGGCGGCATCCCCGCACTACAGATCGAAAATGCAAGGGCTTCAAGCCCAGTTTGGAGCCGCCTGCCGCATCGTGTTTCTGGACCGCGAGGATACCGCCATACGTCTGGCAACGGCCATCCAGGATGCCTGGGACGAAGCGGAGTCCGAGCGACCGCAATTGCTGCAGGCGGCGCGCCGGCAGGTCATTGCGGGCCGGGCAGTTTATGAACAGTTGGGCAAACTCATGGATGATTCATCGGGTCGCCCGCGCAATGGCACGATCCCGCAACTGGCAACCTTTCCAATGCAACCACCCATGCACAAAGAAATCACCAGGCTTTCGTTATCTCCTGAAGAGATAGAACAATTTCGGACACAAGGCTATGTGGGGCCGTTCACTGCATTCACTCCGCAGGAAATGGAAAAATTCCGCGCAACGGTGCGTGAGCGGGTGTTGCCGACCCCCACGCCTTACTGCCCCTTCGGGCTGCGTGTTCGCCACCTCGACAGCCGAACAGTGCATGAGATGTGCTCAGCCCCGGCCATCGTGGAGCGGATGGCTTCAATCTACGGGCCCGACCTGGTCTTGTGGAATTCCAATCTGTTCAACAAGCCTCCTGCCCGGCCCGAACAGCCCGAAGAGTACCCATGGCACCAGGACCACTACAACTGGAACATGGAGCCCATCCTGAACATTTCCGCGTGGCTGGCGATTACATCCGCCACCCTTGAAAATGGATGCGTGGAAATCATCCCGGGCTCTCACCGGCAGATCATTCCCCCGGCAGTCGATACCGATCCGGCCATGAGCCTCAGGTTCGGCGGAATCGCATCAGACCCCGCCTACGTGGACGAAACACGCAAGGTGGCACTGGTGCTGGAACCTGGCCAGTTTTTTCTGTTCAACGAACGGCTTTTGCATCACTCCAACCCCAACCGCACGATGGAGCACCGGCTCGGGCTTGCCGTCCGGGTGACGGTGCCCATCGCAAAGGTCAGCGAGCCCTTCCCATGCGTCATGCTGCGGGGCGAAGACCGCATGGGTTTCAACCGCTACATCGAAGCGCCCCTGGACGAGCCCGACGCACATTGGGTTGCTTCGTTGCCGCCCGGGCACGACTACCTGTTTGACCGCCCTATTCCAGGACGGGGCTGGCATCTGCGGGAGATCGAAGGACAAAGCCACTTCGCGTGGACAGGCCTGGAGTCCCAGGCGTGGATCGATTTCCGCCCCCTGGATGCTGGTGAGCATCTTCTGCGGCTGGAGGTAATTCACTTGCTGACGCATGCCGCAGTCAGCGAGCTTAAACTGCTTGTGAACGGACAACCGATGGCGGTGACCCACCAGCAAGCTGGCGAAGTGCTCATTCTGGAAGCCCAGGTCCCTGAAGCTGCCTTGCGAATCCGTTCGGACCGCGTGCGGGTTGTGCTCCAAGGTTCATCCCTGGTACGCCCCTGCGATCTGGACCCCGCGAGCACGGACAAGCGCTCGCTTGGGTTGGGAATTCGTCGGATCACGTTTGTACCCACTGATACGGCTCTGGCCGCAACCACCGAGAAAGAGCCCATGCAACCGCCGACACCCAAAGCCGAAGCCTGGTACCGCAGACTGTTTGAATAG